The window CCTCGCCGTCGAGGCGGACGGCACGATCCGCTTCCGACTGCCCCGGGAAGAGGTCGGCCAAGGCCTCACCACCGCCGTGGCCATGCTCGTCGCGGAGGAACTGGACGCCCCGCTCGCCCACGTCCGGGTGGAACTCGACGACGCCCGGCCCGAGTTGCTGTTCAACCAGCTCACCGGCTCCTCCAACGCCATCCGGTCCCTCTACGGACCCGTCCGGCAGACCGCCGCCACCGCCCGGGCCCGACTCGTCGCCGCTGCCGCCACCCGTTGGAACCTCTCCGCCTCCGCCCTGACCACGGCGAACGGCGTCGTCCGGGCCCCCGACGGGCGCACCGCCGACTACGGCGGCCTCGCCGCGGCCGCCGCCGCGCCCGGCCTGATCGTCCTCGGGGCCACCCCGAAACCCCCGGCCCGGCACACCCTCGTCGGCCGGCCGACCAGCCGCGTCGACGCCCGCGCCATGGTCACCGGAGCCCTGCGCTACACCCTCGACCTCGACGTACCCGGTGCCAAACCCTGCGTGCTGCGCCGACCGCCCACCCTCGGCGGCAGCGTCCGCGGCGTCGCCAACCTCGCCGCCGTCCAGGCCATGCCCGGAGTCCTGCACGTGGTGACGATCCCCACCGGCGTCGCCGTCGTCGCCGAGACCTTCGGACAGGCACTCGACGCCAAGGCGGCCCTCCAGGTCGCCTGGGGGCCCGGGCCCGCCGACCGGCTCTCGGACGCGCAGGTACGGACGAAGCTGCGCGCCGCCACCCCGCCGCTGCTGGTGCCGCCGCTGCTCACCCCGTACGTGGACGCCGAGTTCGACTTCGCGTTCGTCAGCCACGCCCCGATGGAGACCAACTCGGCGGTGGCCGACGTACGGGACGGGCGGGCCGAGATCTGGTCCGGGCTCAAGTCCCCGATCGTGGCCCGCCAGACCATCGCCGCCGACCTCGGACTGCCGCTCGACAAGGTCACCGTGCACGTGGTCCAGGCCGGTGGATCCTTCGGGCGGCGCCTCTTCTTCGACGCCGCCCTGGAGGCCGCCCGGGTGTCCAAGGCCTGCCGCCGCCCCGTGCGCCTGATGTGGACCCGGGTCGACGACACCCGTCACGGTCGGATGCGGCCGGCCACCCACCACAAGATCCGCGCCACCCACGCCCTCGGCGAGGTGCTCACGTTCGAACACCGGGTGGCCGCCGCCGAGACGGACTTCCGGCACGGGCTCGGCGAGATCATCACCGCCACCGCGGCGAACCTGCCGCTCGGCCTCGGCAACGCCACCCTCGCCCAGACCCTGTTCCTCACCACGATCAAGTCCCCGTACCACTTCGGGCTCACCACCCAGGCGCTCACCGAGGTCCCCACGGGAGTCCCCACCGGCTCGTGGCGCTCGGTGTACTCCGCCAACACCCGGGGCGCCGAGGAGATCGTCGTCGACGAACTGGCCGCGCGGATGGGGAAGGACGCGTACGGCTTCCGCCGCACCTTCCTGAAGACGGACGCCCAGCGGGCGGTCCTCGACAAAGCCGCGCGGGAGGGGGAATGGGGGCGACCGATGCCGGCGGGGTGCGCACAGGGCATCGCCTTCCACGAGGAGTACAAGTCCCGCACCGCCTGCCTGGTCGAGATCGACACCCGCGACCCGGAGCACGTCCGCGTCACCAAGGCCGTCATCGCGGTCGACGTGGGCCTGCCCGTCAACCCGCGCGGGCTGGAGGCCCAGATGATCGGCGGTCTCACCGACGCCCTCTCCACCACCCTGCGCGCAGGCCTGCACCTCGACAACGGGTGGCCACTGGAGGGCAGATACAGCCAGTTCCACTGGGCGACGCAGCGCGACACCCCCCAGGACGTACGGGTCTTCGTGCTCCCGGCCACCGGCGCCGAACCGGGCGGCGCCGGCGAACTCGGGGTGCCCGCCGCCGTCGGGGCGATCGCCAACGCCTGGGCCCGGGCCACCGGGAGGAAGCCGCGGAGCTTCCCGCTCGACTTCGACGTGGACTTCACCCCCTACCCCCGCTAGGCCCTGTCGTCGAAGTGGCGCCGGTAGGGCCCAGACCACCCCGATCCCGTTCCTCCTCCCCCCCCGCCATCGTTCTCGACACCACCCCAGGAGCGCCGCGCCGTGCCCTCGCACACCTTCATCGTCAACGGGCGGAGCGTCACCGTCGACGCGCCCGACGATCTGCCCCTGCTGTGGGTGCTCCGCGACATGCTGGGCGTACGCGGCCCCAAGTACGGCTGCGGCGTGGACGTCTGCAAGGCCTGCACCAGTCACCTCGACGGCGCGGACATCCGTCCGTGCGTGGTGCCCGTGTCCGCCTGCGCCGGCAAGACGGTGACCACGATCGAGGGCCTGGCGGACGGGGACGACCTGCACCCGGTGCAGGAGGCCTGGCTCGAACAGGATGTCGCCCAGTGCGGCTTCTGCCAGCCCGGCCAGATCATGGCCGCGGTGGCGCTCCTGCGGCGGACGGCCGACCCCACCGACGAGGACATCGACGCCATCGCCAACATCTGCCGCTGCGGAACCTACTTCCGCATCCGCGAGGCCATTCGCGGCGCGGCCGCGAAGATGTGAGCACGGCAGGCGACACAGCCCCCAGAGCGGGTGAACCGAACAAAGAGTGACCGATCATGCCTGAATGAGGCGTATCAATGCGAAACGCGTGCTGGTCGGTGAACCGCTCGACACCGCACGCCTGGGCGAGACCCTGCTTCCCAAGCGGCTCGCGCTGCCCATCTTCTGCAGCGACCCGCTCTCCTCGGTGGCGTACGCCACCGAGGAGATCCTGCTGATCCTCGCCCTCGGCGGCGTGACGCTGCTCCACCTCACCTGGTACGCGGCCGCCGCCATCGTCTTCCTGATGATCGTGGTCGTCGCCTCCTACCGGCAGACCTGCCACGCCTACCCCGGCGGCGGCGGCGCCTACATCGTCAGCTCCGAGAACCTCGGTCCAACGGCGGCGCTGACCGCCGCCAGCGCGCTCCTCGTCGACTACGTGCTGACCGTCGCCGTCTCGGTGGTCTCCGGCGTCGCCGCCATCACCTCCGCCATTCCCTCGCTCAGCGACCACGAAGTCGTGCTGTCGGTCGGTTTCGTGGTGCTGCTGACCCTGATGAACCTGCGCGGCGTACGGGAATCGGGCCGGATCTTCGCCATCCCCACCTACGGCTTCGTCCTCGTCATCTACGTCATGTTCGCGGTCGCCGCCGTACGGATCGCGACCGGCGCCACCATCCGCGCCGAGTCCGCCTCCCTGCCCATCATCGAGACCGAGACGTTCACGGGCCTGGCCCTGGTGCTGCTCGTGATGCGCGCCTTCGCCTCGGGCTGTACGGCGCTGACCGGTGTCGAGGCCATCAGCAACGGGGTCCCCGCCTTCCGCAAGCCCAAGAGCCGCAACGCCGCCAACACGCTGGCCGTCATGGGCGTCCTGTCCGTGACCATGTTCCTCGGGATCACCGTCCTCGCCATGGTGTACCAGGTGCACGTCGCGGCCGACCCGACGGAACTGGGCCTCGCCCCCGGTACGCCCACCTCGACCGCGCTCGCGCAGATCGGCCGGGCCACCTTCGGCAGCTGGCACTTCCTCTTCTACCTGCTCCAGGCCGTCACCGCCGGCGTGCTGATCCTCGCCGCGAACACCGCCTTCAACGGGTTCCCGATGCTCGCCTCGATCCTCGCCAAGGACCGGTACGCGCCGCGCCAGCTCTTCAACCGCGGCGACCGGCTCGTGTACTCCAACGGCGTCGTGCTCCTCGCGCTGGTCGCCATCGCCCTGATCGTCGCCTTCGACGCCGAACTGACGCGCCTCATCCAGCTCTACATCATCGGGGTGTTCGTCTCCTTCACCCTCTCCCAGTCGGGCATGGTCCGGCACTGGCGACGCGCACTCGACTCGCCCGAGACACCCAGGGGGGAGCGGGTGCACATCCACCGCCGGCTCGCCATCAACGCGGTCGGCGCCGCCATGACCGCCCTGGTGCTGGTCATCGTCCTCCTCACCAAGTTCACGCACGGCGCCTGGTTGGTCGTCATCGCGATGCCGCTGCTGTTCGTCGGCATGAAAGGGGTCCGGCGCCACTACGACAGCGTCTCCGACCAGGTGGCCGTCGCCCCCGATGTCAAGCCCCGCAAGCCCTCCCGCCACCACGTCGTGGTGCTGGTCTCCTCCGTGCACGCCCCGACGCTGAAGGCGCTCGGCTACGCGCAGGCCCTGCGGCCCGACAGCCTCACGGCCGTCTCCGTCGCGGCCGACGCGCAGGACGCGCACGCCCTGCGCGAGGCCTGGGCCGGGCACGACCCGGGGATCGCGCTCAAGGTGCTGCACTCGCCGTACCGCGACGTGGTGGGTCCGGTCCTGGAGTACGTGCAGGAGCTGGCGGCCGCGGAGGGGACGGACATGCTCTCGGTGGTCATCCCCGAGTACGTGGTCGGGCACTGGTGGGAGCAACCCCTGCACAACCAGAACGCGCTCCGGTTGAAGGCCCGGTTGCTGTTCACACCGGGGGTCGCGGTGATCGACGTCCCGTACCTCCTGGAGTCGGCGAAGCAGACCGCGCCCGCCGACCCCGCCTAGGCGGGGGTGTCGTCGCGGTGGCGTCGGCTCAGGCCCGGCGGCCCGGCGGCGCGCGGCGGCTCCGGTTCCGCCTGGGCGTGCCGGACCACCGCCGCGTGCGCCAGGGCCAGTTCCACCACCTGGGCCGGATCGGAGAGCGAGCGGCCGGTCAGCTGCTCCAGGCGACGCAGCCGGTTGGAGACCGTGTTGCGGTGGCAGTACAGCCGCTGGGCGGCGTACGTGGTCGAGCCCTGGCAGGTCAGCCACGTGCCCAGCGTGGTCAGCAACACCCGACGGTCCTCCGGGGGCAGGGCCAGTACCGGCCCCAGCACCACCTGCCGCAGCCGGCCCGCGAGTTCGGGCTGGCCCGCCACCAGCGCCGCCGGGAGCCGCTCGTCCAGCAGCACGGTGAGCGGACCGGCCGAGGCGGGGGAGGCCCGCAGCGCGAGGACCGCCAGGCGGCGGGCCCGGGCCAGGTCGGCGGCCCCCTCCACGACGGGGCTGACCCCGGCCCGCACGCCCGACGGGGCGAGCAGCTCCCGTACGGACTCCAGCGGATGGTGGCCCAGTTCCACGAGGCCGGTCTCCCCGTCGGCGCGGTTGCGCCACAGCACGCGCGGCGCGGCGGGCTCCGGGCCGCCCGCCGGGAGACCGGGCGGCCCCAGCACGACCACCGCGAACCGGCCCCGCGCGGGCAGCCCCAACCGGGCCGCCGCCTCCGCGGCCGCCCCGGTGCCGTCGAGCAGCGCGTCCAGCAGGGACGCCCTCAGCTCCCGGTCGCGCTCGGCGCGGGGGGACTCGGCCAGGCGGTACGCGTCCGAGGCGGCGTCCGCCATCTGCTCCAGTACGTCCCACAGCGCGGCCGCGCCCGGCAGCAGTCGGGGGAGCGCGGCCCGGTCGTTCGCGGCCACCGCCTCGGTCAGGCTCTGCCACAGCAGGCGGCCGCCGTGCCGGTGGGCGCGGAGCAAGGAGGCGAGCGGGAGTCCCTGTTCGGCCCACAGGGTGCCGGTGTCCCGGGCGTCGGAGAGGTCCACCGGGAGACCTCGGGACGTGCGGACCAGGCCGTCGACGGCCTGACGGAGGTGATGGTGGATCCGGTCGCGTAACGCGGTCCGCCCCGGCAGGGCGGCGTACGCGGGGTCCTCGCTCGGCGTGCGGTCGGCGAGCCGGTCCGCCGCCACGGCGATCCGGCGGTCCAGGTCCTCGCGTATCTCCTCGATGATCCGCTCCATGACCGGCAGGGTGACACGAGGGAGGGGCCGGTGGGGAGGGCCCGGAGCGCACCGTGTCCGTCAGGAGGGTCTGCTTCCGGTCCGGTCGGCCGACGGACTGACCGCGGCGTGCGGGCGGTGCGAGGATGGCGTCGTGCGACGCATTGACGTTCTCCTGTTCGCTTCTTGATCAGAATGCGACGCGTTCCGGCCATGCCGTCACGTGCTATCGCGCATGTTCCAGCGGAAAATGCCAGAACCCCCTTTCGCAGTGTGGAACTTGAGTAAGTTCCCTCCTGTCGCGCCGTACGACCGTGCACCCAGCACGTCTGGCCGGGAGGGGAGCCCGCGTGCCCGGGATCGACGAATGTCTGCTCGAAGCCATGGCCCTGCCCGGTGCACGGGGGGCCTCCCTCGTGGACTGGAGCAGTGGACTGGCCCTCGGCACCGCAGGGGATTCGCCGGTCGGAGACCACGAGACCACCGCCGCCGAGACCGCCGAACTGGCCCGCGCGGCGGCGGAGTACGAATCCTTCGCCCCCGAGGCCGGGGGAGCCGGCCCGGGAGACCCGGCCGGCCCGCCGGTCGAGGACCTGATCGTCACCACCCGCAGCGGCTACCACGTGCTGCGCTTCGTCGAGACGAGCTTCGACAGCAGCGTGTTCCTGCACCTCTGGCTCGACCGCGCCGACGGCAACCTCGCCCTCGCCCGACACAGACTCCGCGCACTGGCCGAAGGGCTGGTGCTCAGATGACCGCCCCGACCCTCCCCGCCAACCCCGTCGAAGTGTCCCCCCTGTTGACCCGCCTCGCCGCCGAACGCGCCACCGGCGCCCTGCTCCGCGACCGCGGCACCCTGTTCCTGGAGGACGGCCGCGTCGTGCACGCCGAAAGCCCCTCCACCCCCGGTCTCGACGTACTGCTCACCACCGGTGGCGGCCTCGCCCCCGAGCGTTGGAACGACGCCGTGAACCAGGCCGGAGCCCGCCGCCAGGTCGCCCGCTATCTCGTGGACAGCGGCGGTCTGGCGGGCGGCGAGCTGGAGATATGCCACCTCGCCGCGATCTTCGACGCCGCGTTCTTCGCACTGTCGCCGGGCAGCGGCCCGTCCCGGTTCCGCCGCGGCGCCACCCACTGGATCGGTTCCGTGCGCTCGGTACCCGCGGCCGCCGTCGAACGGGAGACCCGCCGCCGCCGGGAACTGTTGGACGCGGTCTGGCCCTATCCGCTGCTGGACACCGCCCCCGTGATACCCCGTCAGGCCGCACCCGGCCAGACCATCACCGCCCGGCAACGCCTCCTGCTCCACCAGGCGGACGGCAGACGGACCCCCGCCGACCTCGCGTGGGTGCTCGGCCGACCGGCGTTCCACACCCTGCTCGACGTACGCAGACTCGCGGCGGCCGGTCTCGTCGAGACCCCGCACGCACCGGCCCCGATACCCATGGCCGAGACACCCCTGCCCGACTGGATGACCCAGGCCCAATCCCCGGACGTGGCCCTGCTCCGCCGGTTACGCGACGCACTGGAGGCAAGCCTGTGAGGCTCCCGCTGCGACCGGTTCTGCGCACCGACCGCTCCGAGCGGAGACAGCCCGAAAGGAGGAAGGCCGACATGAGCACGGCGATGGTGAACGCCGAGGCCGAGGCCGAGATACTCGCCGAACTCCGGCGGCTGAGAGCCCGCCTTCCGCAACTCACCGGTGCCCTCGCGGCCAGCGTGGACGGCCTGGTGCTCGCCCACGACAGCGCCGCCACCGAGGCCGAGTCCGTCGCGGCCCTGACCGCGGCCGCCCTCGGCGTCGCCCGACGACTGAGCGACAGCACCGGCCAGGGCGGATTCCGCGAACTGCTCGTGCGCGGCGAATCCGGCTACATCGCCACCTACGCGGCGGGCGAGGCGGCCGTCCTCACGCTGATCGCCGAACCACGCGTCAATGTCGGCCGGCTCCACCTGGAGGCCCGCCGCTCCAGTCTGCGCATCACCGAGCTCATCGAGCACAGCCTCGGTCGACGAGGCCCGGTGGCGCCGCCGATGCCCACCCAGGCTCCGTCGACCTGAGCCGCACCACCCCACCGACCACTGACAAGACCAGCAGAACCCCCGACAGTCACCGAAGAAAGAGGAACCTCTCATGGCCACTGTGGAAACCGCCCTCAAAGAAGCCACCACCGTCATCGACGGCGCGCTCGGAGCGGCCCTGGTCGACTACGGCAGCGGCATGGCGCTCGGCACCATCGGCGGCGGCAAGGACCTCGACCTCGCCGTCGCCGCGGCGGGCAACACCGACGTGGTGCGCGCCAAGGTGCGCACGATGGAGATGCTCGGACTCCAGGACGAGATCGAGGACATCCTCATCACCCTCGGCGGGCAGTACCACCTGATCCGACTCATGAAGGCGAGGGGTTCCAGCGGATTCTTCCTCTATCTCGCGCTCGATCGCGGTCGGGCGAACCTCGCCATGGCCCGGCACCAACTGAAGAAGATCGAAGCCGAACTGGAGATCTGAGGGCCCTCGCCAGGCCGCGACGGCGCGGTGGCGGATGGCGCGGCACGGTGCCGTCCGCCCCGGCGGCACCTGGCCCACAGGAGTGAGATCCGGAGCGATGTGAACCCGTCCTGCGCCCACCGATGAGTTTCGGGCGCGGTGGCGGTCTGTATGTGCGGGACGGTGTCCCTCACCGCACGACTCTGGAGGCAGTCATGACCAGCAACCCGTTCACCACGTGCCTGTGGTTCGACGGCCGGGCCGAAGAGGCCGCCGACTTCTACCTGTCCGTGTTCAAGGACGGCCGGATCGGCCGGATCGGCCGCTACACCGAGGCCGGACCCGGGCCCGTCGGCGAGGTGATGGTGGTCGAGTTCGAGATCAACGGCCAACGGTTCATCGGCCTCAACGGCGGACCGCAGTTCCCCTTCACCGAGGCCGTCTCCTTCCAGATCCCCTGCGCCGACGACGCGGAGGCCGACTACTACTACGAGGCCCTGACGCGCGACGGCGGCCAGGAGTCGGCCTGCGGATGGGTCAAGGACAAGTTCGGCCTGTCCTGGCAGGTCACCCCGACCGAGGCCATCGACCTGATCAGCGACCCGGACCCGGGCCGCGCCGCCCGGGCCAGTGCCGCCATGCTCCGGATGAAGAAGCTCGACGTCGCGGAGATGCGGCGGGCGGCCGACGCCGGGTAGCGGGAGTGGGCTATCGGGTGGCGATCCGCGCCAGGAGCGCCGGGAGGGCGGTCCCGATCGGTTCGCGGATCACCTCGTCGGCGAGGGAGTCGTACGGCGTCTCCTGCGCGTTCACGATGATCAGGCGGGCCCCCGCCTCCGCCGCCATCCCGGCCAGCGAGGCGGCGGGCTGCACCTGGAGCGTCGAGCCGACCGCGATGAACACGTCGCACCCCTTCGCCACGGCCATCGCCTGCCCCAGCACCTCGGGGTCCAGCCGCTGGCCGAACATCACCGTGGCGGGCTTCAGGATCCCGCCGCAGCGGGGACAGGCGGGATCCGGCTCCCCTCCGGCGACCCTGGCCAGCGCCTCCTCCATCGTGGAACGGGCCCGGCAGTCGGTGCACAGCACCGATCGGGCCGTTCCGTGCAGCTCGAACACCTTGCGCTCCGGCATCCCGGCGAGCTGGTGCAGTCCGTCCACGTTCTGGGTGACGACGCGCACCGGCGTGCCACCGCGCTCCAGGTCCGCCACGGCCAGGTGCGCGGCGTTGGGGCGCGGGTCGAGCGCCCCGACCTCGGCGCGCATCAGCCAGGAGCGACGCCGGATCTCCGGATCGGCCATGTAGTGCGCGTAGGTCACGAGCTTCTCGGCGTCGGGCTCCCGCCGCCACAGACCCTGCGGTCCCCGGTAGTCCGGAATCCCGGAGTCGGTGGACATTCCTGCCCCGCTGAACACGGCGACGAGCGATTTCCCCATGCCGTGACCCTACGTACGTCCCACCTCCCGCCGCGACCGGATTCCGCGCCGCCGCCCTCCCCCCCGATACCCGGCCGGGGCGGCGGCCCGGCCTGCGGCCGAAAGGGGCGGTTCTCGGCCGAATCCGGCCCCCACTGGGGTGAGGTCCGGCCGCGTCCCTCCGCGTGGGCACGGACGGGCGGCTACAAACCGGACATGACGCTCACCCCCCGCCTCACCGGCGCCCTCCTGCTCTCCCTGCTCGCGCTGCCGGCTCCGGCCCTCGCCGCCCCCGCGCCGGCCCCGGCCCCGGGCCCGGCCGTCGCCGCCGGGCCGCACCGGCACTCGGCCGCCGAGATCAGCCGCTTCCTCACCGTCTTCTACGGCAAGCACGGTCCCTCCCGGTACGGCCGGGACCATCGCGTCTCGCAGGTGCTGAAGGACAAGCAGCGGGACAGCCCCCAGAGCGACGTGCTGCTCTGCGCCCAGGGGGAGCCCCGCAGCATCGCCGTCGGCCCGGTCACGGTCGCCGCCTCCGCGGGGGTCGGCTGGGCGACCGTCACCACCGGCTGGGACACCGAGCACACCGACACCTTCACCGCGTACGTACGGCTCGACTCCCAGCCGATCCGGCTCGATGACGTGATCTGCGCGGGCTGACCCCCGCGCCTGTCTGGTACAACACCGGGCATGACGGGATTCGAGATCGGCGGCGCGAGCGCCGCCGACATGGAAATGATCCGCGCCTGGGCCGACGAGGAGGGCTGGAATCCGGGTGACACCGACCGCTTCGCCTTCGCGGTCGCCGATCCCGACGGCTTCCTCGTCGGCCGGCTCGACGGTGAACCGGTGGCCTGCGTCTCCGCCGTGCGCTACGGCGCGGGCTTCGGCTTCATCGGCTTCTACATCGCCCGCCCACACGTCCGCGGCCAGGGCTACGGCATCCGACTGTGGAAGGCCGGCATGAGTCGACTCGACGGCCGCCTCGTGGGGTTGGACGGAGTGGTCGAGCAGCAGGACAACTACCGCAGGTCCGGGTTCCGTCCGGCGTGGAACAACGTCCGCCACGAGGGCGTGCCGCGGGCCGGGGACGACGGCGGGGTGCGCGTCGTGGACGCCGCCGGCCTCCCCTTCTCCCTACTCGCCGCCTACGACCGGCGGTTCTTCCCCGAACCGCGCGACGCCTTCCTGTCCGCGTGGACCGGACTGCCGGGCCGCACGGCCCTCGCCGCCGTCCGGGACGGTCGCGTCGAGGGACTCGGTGTGGTCCGGCCGTGCAGCGGGGCCTCCCGCGTCGGACCCCTGTACGCGGCCACGCCCGAGGTGGCCGCCGCCCTGCTGCGGCGGCTCGCGGAGCACGTCCCCGGCGGGGAGATCGCCGTGGACGTGCCCGACGCGAACCCGACGGCCACCGCCCTGCTGGCCGCGTTGGGGCTGGTCCCGACCTTCGAGGCCGCCCGGATGTACACGGGGGCGGCGCCCACGGTCGACCTGCCGGGGCTGTACGGTGTCGCGAGTCTCGAACTGGGCTGACGGCGAAGGGGAGTTCGCCTAGGCTGCGCGGGTCCGCAGAGCGTAGCCCGAGGGAGACACCGTGTCGTTTCTGCTCCTGCTCGTCGCCGCCGTGCTGAGCATCCTCGGGTGGATCGGCGACAACGACAGTTTGAGCACTGCCGGTTGGGTGGTCTGGCTGATCGGCATCCTCCTGCTCCTCCTGCGATGGTGGCGCAACCGCCGGAAGTTCGCGTCCGTGGAGCACGCGCGGGCCGCCGCCGAGGCGGGAGATCCCCGGGCGATGCGGGCCCTGGCCTCGATCCACAAACTGGGCGAGGACCACGCCGAGGCGGAGCGGCTGCTCCGCGCGGCGATCGAGCTGGGTGACGTGGAGGCCATGTGGGACATGGGCCGGCTCGTCGACCTCCGGGACGGACTCCCGGAGGCCGAGCCGTGGTTCAGGATGGCCGCCGAGCACGGCCACTTCTTCGCGAAGCGGATGTTCCGTGCCGGT of the Streptomyces sp. NBC_01426 genome contains:
- a CDS encoding xanthine dehydrogenase family protein molybdopterin-binding subunit, encoding MNDQGGDAGQRHDTGRSRRSFLTHLVAAPTLALVTRVAVDALAPQPAHAVIPSLPAIADLVDLGDLFILAGAPTSALLALAVEADGTIRFRLPREEVGQGLTTAVAMLVAEELDAPLAHVRVELDDARPELLFNQLTGSSNAIRSLYGPVRQTAATARARLVAAAATRWNLSASALTTANGVVRAPDGRTADYGGLAAAAAAPGLIVLGATPKPPARHTLVGRPTSRVDARAMVTGALRYTLDLDVPGAKPCVLRRPPTLGGSVRGVANLAAVQAMPGVLHVVTIPTGVAVVAETFGQALDAKAALQVAWGPGPADRLSDAQVRTKLRAATPPLLVPPLLTPYVDAEFDFAFVSHAPMETNSAVADVRDGRAEIWSGLKSPIVARQTIAADLGLPLDKVTVHVVQAGGSFGRRLFFDAALEAARVSKACRRPVRLMWTRVDDTRHGRMRPATHHKIRATHALGEVLTFEHRVAAAETDFRHGLGEIITATAANLPLGLGNATLAQTLFLTTIKSPYHFGLTTQALTEVPTGVPTGSWRSVYSANTRGAEEIVVDELAARMGKDAYGFRRTFLKTDAQRAVLDKAAREGEWGRPMPAGCAQGIAFHEEYKSRTACLVEIDTRDPEHVRVTKAVIAVDVGLPVNPRGLEAQMIGGLTDALSTTLRAGLHLDNGWPLEGRYSQFHWATQRDTPQDVRVFVLPATGAEPGGAGELGVPAAVGAIANAWARATGRKPRSFPLDFDVDFTPYPR
- a CDS encoding (2Fe-2S)-binding protein, with amino-acid sequence MPSHTFIVNGRSVTVDAPDDLPLLWVLRDMLGVRGPKYGCGVDVCKACTSHLDGADIRPCVVPVSACAGKTVTTIEGLADGDDLHPVQEAWLEQDVAQCGFCQPGQIMAAVALLRRTADPTDEDIDAIANICRCGTYFRIREAIRGAAAKM
- a CDS encoding APC family permease, which produces MRRINAKRVLVGEPLDTARLGETLLPKRLALPIFCSDPLSSVAYATEEILLILALGGVTLLHLTWYAAAAIVFLMIVVVASYRQTCHAYPGGGGAYIVSSENLGPTAALTAASALLVDYVLTVAVSVVSGVAAITSAIPSLSDHEVVLSVGFVVLLTLMNLRGVRESGRIFAIPTYGFVLVIYVMFAVAAVRIATGATIRAESASLPIIETETFTGLALVLLVMRAFASGCTALTGVEAISNGVPAFRKPKSRNAANTLAVMGVLSVTMFLGITVLAMVYQVHVAADPTELGLAPGTPTSTALAQIGRATFGSWHFLFYLLQAVTAGVLILAANTAFNGFPMLASILAKDRYAPRQLFNRGDRLVYSNGVVLLALVAIALIVAFDAELTRLIQLYIIGVFVSFTLSQSGMVRHWRRALDSPETPRGERVHIHRRLAINAVGAAMTALVLVIVLLTKFTHGAWLVVIAMPLLFVGMKGVRRHYDSVSDQVAVAPDVKPRKPSRHHVVVLVSSVHAPTLKALGYAQALRPDSLTAVSVAADAQDAHALREAWAGHDPGIALKVLHSPYRDVVGPVLEYVQELAAAEGTDMLSVVIPEYVVGHWWEQPLHNQNALRLKARLLFTPGVAVIDVPYLLESAKQTAPADPA
- a CDS encoding helix-turn-helix domain-containing protein — encoded protein: MERIIEEIREDLDRRIAVAADRLADRTPSEDPAYAALPGRTALRDRIHHHLRQAVDGLVRTSRGLPVDLSDARDTGTLWAEQGLPLASLLRAHRHGGRLLWQSLTEAVAANDRAALPRLLPGAAALWDVLEQMADAASDAYRLAESPRAERDRELRASLLDALLDGTGAAAEAAARLGLPARGRFAVVVLGPPGLPAGGPEPAAPRVLWRNRADGETGLVELGHHPLESVRELLAPSGVRAGVSPVVEGAADLARARRLAVLALRASPASAGPLTVLLDERLPAALVAGQPELAGRLRQVVLGPVLALPPEDRRVLLTTLGTWLTCQGSTTYAAQRLYCHRNTVSNRLRRLEQLTGRSLSDPAQVVELALAHAAVVRHAQAEPEPPRAAGPPGLSRRHRDDTPA
- a CDS encoding transcriptional regulator → MTAPTLPANPVEVSPLLTRLAAERATGALLRDRGTLFLEDGRVVHAESPSTPGLDVLLTTGGGLAPERWNDAVNQAGARRQVARYLVDSGGLAGGELEICHLAAIFDAAFFALSPGSGPSRFRRGATHWIGSVRSVPAAAVERETRRRRELLDAVWPYPLLDTAPVIPRQAAPGQTITARQRLLLHQADGRRTPADLAWVLGRPAFHTLLDVRRLAAAGLVETPHAPAPIPMAETPLPDWMTQAQSPDVALLRRLRDALEASL
- a CDS encoding roadblock/LC7 domain-containing protein, with the protein product MSTAMVNAEAEAEILAELRRLRARLPQLTGALAASVDGLVLAHDSAATEAESVAALTAAALGVARRLSDSTGQGGFRELLVRGESGYIATYAAGEAAVLTLIAEPRVNVGRLHLEARRSSLRITELIEHSLGRRGPVAPPMPTQAPST
- a CDS encoding VOC family protein is translated as MTSNPFTTCLWFDGRAEEAADFYLSVFKDGRIGRIGRYTEAGPGPVGEVMVVEFEINGQRFIGLNGGPQFPFTEAVSFQIPCADDAEADYYYEALTRDGGQESACGWVKDKFGLSWQVTPTEAIDLISDPDPGRAARASAAMLRMKKLDVAEMRRAADAG
- a CDS encoding SIR2 family NAD-dependent protein deacylase; this encodes MGKSLVAVFSGAGMSTDSGIPDYRGPQGLWRREPDAEKLVTYAHYMADPEIRRRSWLMRAEVGALDPRPNAAHLAVADLERGGTPVRVVTQNVDGLHQLAGMPERKVFELHGTARSVLCTDCRARSTMEEALARVAGGEPDPACPRCGGILKPATVMFGQRLDPEVLGQAMAVAKGCDVFIAVGSTLQVQPAASLAGMAAEAGARLIIVNAQETPYDSLADEVIREPIGTALPALLARIATR
- a CDS encoding GNAT family N-acetyltransferase, producing MTGFEIGGASAADMEMIRAWADEEGWNPGDTDRFAFAVADPDGFLVGRLDGEPVACVSAVRYGAGFGFIGFYIARPHVRGQGYGIRLWKAGMSRLDGRLVGLDGVVEQQDNYRRSGFRPAWNNVRHEGVPRAGDDGGVRVVDAAGLPFSLLAAYDRRFFPEPRDAFLSAWTGLPGRTALAAVRDGRVEGLGVVRPCSGASRVGPLYAATPEVAAALLRRLAEHVPGGEIAVDVPDANPTATALLAALGLVPTFEAARMYTGAAPTVDLPGLYGVASLELG
- a CDS encoding tetratricopeptide repeat protein, which codes for MSFLLLLVAAVLSILGWIGDNDSLSTAGWVVWLIGILLLLLRWWRNRRKFASVEHARAAAEAGDPRAMRALASIHKLGEDHAEAERLLRAAIELGDVEAMWDMGRLVDLRDGLPEAEPWFRMAAEHGHFFAKRMFRAGHAFNMDGKSPL